The stretch of DNA TAAATAACAACATCATGgtcataaaactgaaaagctCCATAATGGttattgttgtttattgatatttaataaCAATTTCGTTTGACtcaatgaaataatttgttaaagCAAGAATGTATTGGTATCGATTATGATCATCTCATTTGGTTCACTGCCTGTGTTaatctcacttcctgtctgtggGGAAACACATAGAAATGGATTTACACCTGCTGAGTTTGCTCCAAAAAAGCTAATTGGAGTGTCCCCTGTTCCCAAAATATTCCCCACATTATATTCTGACTCCAACATTCCCAACCCCATTTGTGTTGCAGGTGGTGGCATTCCATATTTTGGAGCGTCCTGAGCTGCTTGAAGAACATGCACAGAAGAATGAGGCATTCCCACAGCGTGTAACGGTTCCCTAAAGTGGAGAGTTTCACCAGAGGGACCGGcagctccaaaagcagaatGAGTGGGTGCTAGGCTGGGATCAAAGGGGTTATAGTTTGGGGCTAAAGTTTCAGTGAATGCCTCTGATCTGGCCAAAGGACCAGATGTCATGCCTTTGGATGTACCTGGGAAATGAGTGTGAGCGGTAAGAGGAGGCAGGGGAAGGAGGGAGGGTGGGATATGCAGTTTGAAGCATTCCAGCAAAGAGACACCAAAGTAGAGCAAAGAGAGGAATGGGAAGATGTCGGCAGGTTACTACACACCACTATCTACAGAGGGCAACTTTACAGCAGGTCATTAATGCTAACAGGTGTTACACACGTCTATATGTGACAGCAAGACCAAAAAGGAGGGAGGGTTGGTGCAAAATGATCACAATAAGCATTTCCATATAAACCCATTAATAACTGTTGGTCAATCTTAGCTTCTTTCTATTAACACTTCCTTCTGAGGTGCTTCTGAAAatcaccatggaaacagcaATGTTTTGGTTCCCAGAAAAATGAATCATGCCTCCTTAATAATCAAGTGATCTGCAAGTAATACCCCACACAGGTTGTGTCCTTAAGGGTATTTGTGACCCagagtgatgttttttttctgaccttaCCGATGGCATGTGTCCGGGCAGCGAGCGTGTTGATGAGGGGCTGTTGTTTGGTTTTGGGGTTCGGGGCAAACAGATCGTCCACGTCAACCAGTGACCCACCCATAGAGCCCAAAAATGAAGCAGTCTTTCTACGGATCTCCTCTTCTTTTGATGTTCGTCTTCCTGAAATCAAATAAAGTCCAATGCTACTCTAAAAGGTGTTTTCTTTAGGGGCCAggtcagagaggaagagagagcaAAGCGGAAGAGAAGGTTAATTGGTTAAGATTGTTAGCTGAATGATGGCTAAAGTACAGATGATGTGAGGAAAAAGTGTTGAAGGTAAAAGGTTTCACATGCAGAAGCTTTACTTTAGAGGTGAAAATCACACAGTGAcagaaaaaatggttttataCACAAACAGAGCCACAAATCTTAGATTATACAGTAGAATCACAATTTGCCACGTTGCACTaggcagcagaaaaaaagttaagcaTTTCATTAGATTACTCAGAGGTACAGTGACATAATCAGAGCAAAGCACATTAGACACAATCACAGTATGCTTCAttaaatgatggatggatgacagaaatatacataaaaaacagcCATGTTTTACCTGCACCATCACCACCAGCATTACTTGGTGCCCCCCAGGGATCATTGCTTTTAGTTGCTCCGTCTCCAAATGGGTCGCCGGAGGGGGACAAGTCTGCGGGAGGAGCTGGGGTTCCCCAGGCATCATCAGATGTGActggagctggagctgaagctgaatggaaaaacaaaacagaagtacacgtttaaaaaacagcaacagcaaaaCCCAAGCCGAGTCCAACCTTATAGTACAAAATATTCATTAGGAtatattaacataaaataagtgataATGGTACACCAGTTTCCCAAGATATCGGATGTAAAGATAAAATTACTCCTTTCTATAAAGATTGTTCAGTATTTTGTACTGAACAATCAGTACAAAATACTGATTTTGACCATCATCGAGTCAAGGTTGTCTACTGAAAAACATATTCTCTTACAAAGAAACCTTTCATTGTGATTTGTCAAATTTGTTACagtatttgtgatattttactgtaaatatgtaattgaaagaaaataagtctgagaagaaaaaacacttgTAGGAACTTTGCAGTGACACAAATGTATACAAGAGTTTGATTTGAAAgtagcagagaaaaaaaacatttatattaagACTACATTACCTCGAAATGACACGATGgagaataaataaagtttgtaaGACAAGCATTTGCTGTTTGATGCTAAGGTTGTTCAacaaaaggtaaagaaaaaaccTCAACAATAAGTGAACATTAGAGTCTCAAGGCAATGAATCAGACAAAGATCCAACACAGACAGGCTGCTATCTGAACCTTCTGACAGGAAAAAGCCTAAAATCCCTCAATGACATACCATAAACTTACAGTATCTTGTAACTGTGTGTGTATTAGTTGCAGTTAAGAATAACCAGCTGTAGGGAAAGATAACACTACAGTCTGTTATCTGTAGGCTGTACAGATGACTGCAGCCTTTCACTCATGCTCCCAATGGAGTCATGTGTGAAAGGCTTCATCTGAAAGCTAGAGGAACTTCATAACACAAAGCACAAATGTGGGTTGCACCCCAAGTGGTCAACTACCCCAGATAgtagttttataaatatatccATTGATTGTGAAAGCAAAAACTGAgctaaaatacacacacagcCTGAGACACACACATCTTCTTGTTCATAAACTACTGAAACTATGATGAGTAAAACCTTGAAAAAAGAAGCAGGAATAAGAGACTAACAGACTAATTCAAGAAACAGTGTAGGCTGCTGAATGCTTCATATTCCTCTCTAATTCAAATAGTTGCATGTTTAGTTCAGTCTGATGAGTTTGCATCCGCCACTTCCTGCAGTATCTGTGAAGGACACACCACCTGTTCTCTTGTTGGGAACACAAAGCAGAGAGGGGTATGAATGTGTCAGAAGGTGGGAGGAGGCAGAGGTACCCAGAGAAAACCAATGCATCAACAGAAATATTGTGAAGTCCGCTGTGGTTCCCAAAGACTGAAAGTGTGAAAGCACTGCCTTTCTGTCACCTGATGACAGATTCATAATTCAATTCTCCCAGTTTGCACTACTATCCACTCAACAGCAAAACCTGTTGGGAATCATCCCACTGGAACAGGGGCTCCTAATTCCAGTCCTCGAGATctactgtcctgcaactttttgaTGTATCCACTCTTAAACACACTTCAATCAAATATTCTCATCAACTGTCTCGTCAGAATTTAATGGATCAGGTCAGTGCTGGAAAACAAGCTGCTCATTTCATTCAGGAGTGTGGCAGAAGAGATGGAACCCCACCCAAGAATCTACTTATGGCCCAGATATCTGTGGGCATTTCAATTGTTTGCATcaacagcaacataaaaattTAAGTTATATTCTTTGTAGACAATGTTCACACCACAGCATTATTCTTCCATAAGCCTTTTATATCTCTAAAAGGAACGCTCACGTCCAACAAAGCTAGAAATAGTACAATTAAATGCTGGAATGTTCAAGAAGTCTATGTCAAGGCCCTTAATAAGACTTATCCAGCTGCTGATCAAACTGGAAATGTAAACATCCAAATCAGGTTCCAAgaacagatttaaatgtttcttaccAGGGGCTCCCCATGGGTCATCGTCTGGCTTGGTTGCATCTCCAAATGGGTCAGAGTCAGCAAGTGGTGAAGAGACACTTGGGTCGTTCCCCCAGGGATCGGCACTCTTGGTTTCCTTTGGAACACTCGGTGCTCCCCAAGCATCAGAGCCTTTGGCAGGCGGAGAACTGGTTTGAGCTCCCCATGTATCTGCAGTTTCTTGGGGCGAACCTGCTGCAGGGGCACTGAAGGGATCTGAAGCAGCCTCCACTGGTGGACTACATGGCACTGTAAATGGGTCCTCTTTTGATGGTGCTGATGACGCAGTAAAGGGGTCATCTCTTGATGTTATAGAAAACGGATCCTCCTTACCCGGCGTTGTTTGTTCACCAAAAGGAtcattttgaacaggtttggtTGGTGATGAAAATGATGCTTTAGGTGGCGTTGTGGGACCAGTGAACGAATCAGCCTTAGATATTGTTGCTTCTACTAAcggctcctctttagggggtGTTGATACTGGAGCAGTGAAAGGATCATTTGCTGGGACACCAAAAGGATCATCTTTTGGTGTTGTAAATGGGTCGTCTTTTGAAGCTTCAAACGGATCATCTTTAGGAGCATTAAATGGATCATTTTCTGGAGTACCAAATGGGTCACCATTGGGGGCTttaaactgatcattttttgGAGCATTAAATGGATCGTCCTTTGGAGCACTGAATGGATCTTCCTTTGGAGCACTGAATGGATCTTCCTTTGGAGCATTAAATGGATCGTCCTTTGGAGCATTAAATGGATCTTCCTTTGGAGCATTAAATGGATCGTCCTTTGGAGCATTAAATGGATCGTCCTTTGGAGCACTGAATGGATCTTCCTTTGGAGCACTGAATGGATCGTCCTTTGGAGCACTGAATGGATCTTCCTTTGGAGCACTGAATGGATCTTCCTTTGGAGCATTAAATGGATCGTCCTTTGGAGCATTGAATGGATCTTCCTTTGGAGCATTAAATGGATCTTCCTTTGGAGCATTAAATGGATCGTCCTTTGGAGCATTGAATGGATCTTCCTTTGGAGCACTGAATGGATCATCCTTTGGAGCACTGAATGGATCCCCATTGGAAGAACTGAAGGGATCTGGTTTGTCTTTAGGTGCTGTGAATGAATCCTCATCAGATTTGTCTGCCACAAATGGATCTTCAGTTTTGGCTGTAGCACCCCAAGGATCAGTACTAGGTTCTTTGGGAGCTCCCCATGGATCTGATTTcacttccttcttcttctcctcctctttctcgccacCCCATGCCTCACTTGCTGCATTTTCAGCTGTTCCTGCATCCTCCCATTTAAGCTCATCTTCGCTCATCTTGGCCTAGAATAGAAAGACGGAGTACCATCAAAACAAAGTCAGACTGTTGATCAGAAAGTTCTctaccattttgttttgttgaggaATCAACTTGCTTAATTTCTTAAGCTTAAGTAATCCCCTTGAGCTTTAAATcgtatttaaaaagtaaaaaatttccCTGGCTACATCTCAGTTCATAATCTTGTTTTGTCTCACTCACTCGTCTCTCAGCCTccttcttctctgcttcttgTCGAAGTCGCTCCTCTTTGCGGGCAGCAAAAGAAGCAGTCAAGTCGGCCACAGATGGAATGTTGTCCAAGCATGGAAGTCCCGAAGATCCAGGAACATAAACTGGCTTGTAGTTAGGATCCTTCACATTGTCTGTGGATGATGCTAGTAGGAAGAGATagaaaagaaatgatcaaaatatgtATAAGATGCTGACACAAGTAAAGGTAACCAGAAAGTGTTCAGCAGTCATACTCCAAGTCCAAATATCTTACCAGCAGAACCTTTGGATGTCTTTTCTCTGGTCTTCACAGCAAactctctttcttctttcagtttttcatcaTCCTCCATAAGAACAAGAACTACCTTGGCCTTCTCTCTTACATTCACTCCCTATgacaaatttaattatattattcCTTAGTTGGTTTGACGAGTTACAGACTAAGCATGGGCCAGTTAGAGGTATCAAGGTATAGCAATGTTTTAAACAGGTTAGCAGTCAAAACGGCAAGTATTTCATTTCCTGCTTCTCCTGTGGTTCATGCAGGTGAAAGTTCCAGGGTGATGAAGTAACACAACACTAAACTTTGGCCTAAAAACAGATGATTATTGTTGTTGAAACTAGAGGGGTTCCACCTATAAATTTAGGGTGACATGGTTTATAGTTGGCAAGCAGCAAGCAGGATGTACACATTATAATATCATTATAAATGGAATAATAATGTGCTATCTTATGATAGCACCAACTACAATAACTTTGAACTTTGATTATCTTGTGTCCATACCATGACACCATGAATAATTTCACCAGAGGTTAATATACCATGATACTCTCATACCAACCCAGGTATAGTACTGCAAATATGGAAGAAAATGTATAGgaaaacatataaacattttccaaaataatgtttatctttaacaatctttatttaaaatttgccaAAGCATTCCAaactgtgaatgtttcttctaAAGGCTTTTACTGAGTCAATCCAATATTGCTTAACACCAGGCCAAAAGGTTATGAAGGTAAGAGGCAATTAATATTTTAGTACCAATAGTGGATACTCTTAATGCAGTTCAATAAACCCCCAACTGGTCGGGCAGAATGCTAAATGCCTGAGATAAAAACAAGCTTCACCTGATCTTTCCCATCCTTTTCCACAAAACGATATTCTGTGAGAGCTTTGACAATgtagatgttttctttcattttcagcaTCACACGATCATCACCCGTCTTCAGGAGGTACTCCAACAGAGTCAGAGACtgggaagaaaaatacaactcaATCAATTTATTACTTTACCAAGTAAAGTTGCAGATTAGCTGGAGCAGTGATGACATTTTAGCCAAACAGGTGTCACAATTATAAATGCAGGCAAAGCGTAATTAAATATCTATGGTCTTGATTAGAACTTCAAAGCACATAATAGTCATTTAATACACTACTAAGATTTCTGGAATTATtcagatgaataaaataaaaagtccagtagaatgttgttgttttaaacaaaacaattaaaaatctgttgtcACAGCAACTCTTTCCAGTGAGAGCAAGGTCTGATACTAAGTGATCCAACTGAGGAGTAGTGtttgcaaaaattttaaatgttacgTCGTCATTTATTGGTATTAATTTACAAAATGCTTCTGGAGGAAGCGCTGCTTTACcaattttgaaaagtaaaagaaaaaagaaagaaaaattaatcaataatgTGTTGGATTCCACATTTCAGGCATTAAAAGATTGAAGCTGTCCTGTAAAAAAACagatctcaatgctaaacaatTACTTCTCCAAGAACAAAAAATGCTCTAGACTGTCAAAAACAcatagtgttttgttttaattttctgtttctcatctTCTTCACCTTGTGGATATGTCTCCAATTCTTGTCATCTTTCAGGCGTTTCCAGAGCATTGTCATGATCTCGCTGCAAGCCACCGCATTGTAGGTGAGATCAGAGATGTCAGCCATCTGAGTGCTGGAAGGGCCCCATGGATCATTGGACGTCGCTTCTCTAACCTGCAGAAATAGGAAAAGGAAAAGTGTGCTGCAAAGCAAAAGG from Xiphophorus maculatus strain JP 163 A chromosome 13, X_maculatus-5.0-male, whole genome shotgun sequence encodes:
- the LOC102238411 gene encoding epsin-3-like isoform X1, which encodes MTSSMLRRQLKNLVQNYSEAEVKVREATSNDPWGPSSTQMADISDLTYNAVACSEIMTMLWKRLKDDKNWRHIHKSLTLLEYLLKTGDDRVMLKMKENIYIVKALTEYRFVEKDGKDQGVNVREKAKVVLVLMEDDEKLKEEREFAVKTREKTSKGSAASSTDNVKDPNYKPVYVPGSSGLPCLDNIPSVADLTASFAARKEERLRQEAEKKEAERRAKMSEDELKWEDAGTAENAASEAWGGEKEEEKKKEVKSDPWGAPKEPSTDPWGATAKTEDPFVADKSDEDSFTAPKDKPDPFSSSNGDPFSAPKDDPFSAPKEDPFNAPKDDPFNAPKEDPFNAPKEDPFNAPKDDPFNAPKEDPFSAPKEDPFSAPKDDPFSAPKEDPFSAPKDDPFNAPKDDPFNAPKEDPFNAPKDDPFNAPKEDPFSAPKEDPFSAPKDDPFNAPKNDQFKAPNGDPFGTPENDPFNAPKDDPFEASKDDPFTTPKDDPFGVPANDPFTAPVSTPPKEEPLVEATISKADSFTGPTTPPKASFSSPTKPVQNDPFGEQTTPGKEDPFSITSRDDPFTASSAPSKEDPFTVPCSPPVEAASDPFSAPAAGSPQETADTWGAQTSSPPAKGSDAWGAPSVPKETKSADPWGNDPSVSSPLADSDPFGDATKPDDDPWGAPASAPAPVTSDDAWGTPAPPADLSPSGDPFGDGATKSNDPWGAPSNAGGDGAGRRTSKEEEIRRKTASFLGSMGGSLVDVDDLFAPNPKTKQQPLINTLAARTHAIGKVRKKTSLWVTNTLKDTTCVGYYLQIT
- the LOC102238411 gene encoding epsin-3-like isoform X2; this encodes MADISDLTYNAVACSEIMTMLWKRLKDDKNWRHIHKSLTLLEYLLKTGDDRVMLKMKENIYIVKALTEYRFVEKDGKDQGVNVREKAKVVLVLMEDDEKLKEEREFAVKTREKTSKGSAASSTDNVKDPNYKPVYVPGSSGLPCLDNIPSVADLTASFAARKEERLRQEAEKKEAERRAKMSEDELKWEDAGTAENAASEAWGGEKEEEKKKEVKSDPWGAPKEPSTDPWGATAKTEDPFVADKSDEDSFTAPKDKPDPFSSSNGDPFSAPKDDPFSAPKEDPFNAPKDDPFNAPKEDPFNAPKEDPFNAPKDDPFNAPKEDPFSAPKEDPFSAPKDDPFSAPKEDPFSAPKDDPFNAPKDDPFNAPKEDPFNAPKDDPFNAPKEDPFSAPKEDPFSAPKDDPFNAPKNDQFKAPNGDPFGTPENDPFNAPKDDPFEASKDDPFTTPKDDPFGVPANDPFTAPVSTPPKEEPLVEATISKADSFTGPTTPPKASFSSPTKPVQNDPFGEQTTPGKEDPFSITSRDDPFTASSAPSKEDPFTVPCSPPVEAASDPFSAPAAGSPQETADTWGAQTSSPPAKGSDAWGAPSVPKETKSADPWGNDPSVSSPLADSDPFGDATKPDDDPWGAPASAPAPVTSDDAWGTPAPPADLSPSGDPFGDGATKSNDPWGAPSNAGGDGAGRRTSKEEEIRRKTASFLGSMGGSLVDVDDLFAPNPKTKQQPLINTLAARTHAIGKVRKKTSLWVTNTLKDTTCVGYYLQIT
- the LOC102238411 gene encoding epsin-1-like isoform X3 → MTSSMLRRQLKNLVQNYSEAEVKVREATSNDPWGPSSTQMADISDLTYNAVACSEIMTMLWKRLKDDKNWRHIHKSLTLLEYLLKTGDDRVMLKMKENIYIVKALTEYRFVEKDGKDQGVNVREKAKVVLVLMEDDEKLKEEREFAVKTREKTSKGSAASSTDNVKDPNYKPVYVPGSSGLPCLDNIPSVADLTASFAARKEERLRQEAEKKEAERRAKMSEDELKWEDAGTAENAASEAWGGEKEEEKKKEVKSDPWGAPKEPSTDPWGATAKTEDPFVADKSDEDSFTAPKDKPDPFSSSNGDPFSAPKDDPFSAPKEDPFNAPKDDPFNAPKEDPFNAPKEDPFNAPKDDPFNAPKEDPFSAPKEDPFSAPKDDPFSAPKEDPFSAPKDDPFNAPKDDPFNAPKEDPFNAPKDDPFNAPKEDPFSAPKEDPFSAPKDDPFNAPKNDQFKAPNGDPFGTPENDPFNAPKDDPFEASKDDPFTTPKDDPFGVPANDPFTAPVSTPPKEEPLVEATISKADSFTGPTTPPKASFSSPTKPVQNDPFGEQTTPGKEDPFSITSRDDPFTASSAPSKEDPFTVPCSPPVEAASDPFSAPAAGSPQETADTWGAQTSSPPAKGSDAWGAPSVPKETKSADPWGNDPSVSSPLADSDPFGDATKPDDDPWGAPASAPAPVTSDDAWGTPAPPADLSPSGDPFGDGATKSNDPWGAPSNAGGDGAENTF